A genomic window from Triticum urartu cultivar G1812 chromosome 7, Tu2.1, whole genome shotgun sequence includes:
- the LOC125525188 gene encoding exopolygalacturonase-like, translating to MALRNVAMRVLLLLVVVSAAYAAKGKEKKKESADGPAASGPAASGPGGEYDITKLGAKPDGTTDCTEAVEEAWASACGSTGNPTIIIPKGDFLTGALNFTGPCKGDGLTIKLEGNLLASNDLAKFKSNWIEIMRVKKLSITGKGNIDGQGKAVWTKNSCQKNYNCKILPNSLVLDFCDDALIEGISIINSKFFHMNIFQCKGVIVKDVKVSAPGDSPNTDGIHMGDSSNVSIIDTTIGVGDDCISMGPGTTKVNISGVTCGPGHGISIGSLGRYKDEKDVTDITVKNCVLKGSSNGLRIKSYEDAKSPLVASKITYENVKMEDSGNPIIIDQKYCPNKLCTSKGDADRVTVKDVTFKNITGTSSTPEAVSLLCSEKKPCEGITMSDVKIEYSGTNNKTMAVCSHVKVTATGVDKANTCAA from the exons ATGGCGTTGAGGAATGTTGCGATGAGAGTCTTGTTGCTCCTGGTGGTGGTGAGCGCCGCATATGCCGCCAAAggcaaggagaagaagaaggagagcGCAGATGGTCCGGCAGCGTCTGGTCCGGCGGCGTCTGGTCCGGGCGGGGAGTATGACATCACCAAGCTCGGCGCCAAGCCCGACGGCACAACGGACTGCACTGAG GCGGTGGAGGAGGCATGGGCTTCGGCATGCGGTAGCACCGGGAACCCGACCATCATCATCCCCAAGGGTGATTTCCTGACTGGAGCTCTGAATTTCACTGGGCCGTGCAAGGGCGACGGACTCACCATCAAGCTGGAAGGCAACCTGCTAGCTTCCAACGACCTGGCCAAGTTCAAGTCTAACTGGATCGAGATCATGCGCGTGAAGAAGCTCTCCATCACCGGCAAAGGCAACATCGACGGTCAGGGCAAGGCCGTCTGGACCAAAAACAGCTGCCAAAAGAACTACAACTGCAAGATATTGCCAAAC tcGCTGGTGCTGGACTTCTGCGACGACGCGCTCATCGAAGGCATCTCTATCATCAATTCCAAGTTCTTCCACATGAACATCTTCCAGTGCAAGGGCGTGATCGTCAAGGACGTGAAGGTGAGCGCGCCCGGGGACAGCCCCAACACCGACGGTATCCACATGGGCGACTCGTCCAATGTCAGCATCATCGACACCACCATCGGCGTTGGCGACGACTGCATCTCCATGGGCCCCGGCACCACAAAAGTCAACATCAGTGGCGTGACCTGTGGCCCAGGCCATGGCATCAGCATTGGCAGCCTCGGGAGGTACAAGGACGAGAAGGACGTGACCGACATCACCGTCAAGAACTGCGTGCTCAAGGGCTCCAGCAACGGCCTCCGCATCAAGTCGTACGAGGACGCCAAGTCGCCCCTCGTAGCATCCAAGATCACCTACGAGAACGTCAAGATGGAGGACTCGGGCAACCCCATCATCATCGACCAGAAGTACTGCCCCAACAAACTTTGCACCTCCAAGGGCGACGCCGACAGGGTCACCGTCAAGGACGTTACGTTCAAAAACATCACCGGCACGTCCTCCACCCCCGAGGCCGTCAGCCTGCTCTGCTCCGAGAAGAAGCCCTGCGAAGGCATCACAATGTCCGACGTCAAGATCGAGTACTCCGGCACGAACAACAAGACCATGGCTGTCTGCAGCCACGTCAAGGTCACCGCCACGGGAGTCGACAAGGCCAACACATGTGCGGCATGA